AAGACACTAAGCTACGCAAATCTGCGCTCAAATGGATCAGCTCAGAGGACTACGCATATAAACACACTGATATCCTCAGCAAACGAGAAGAAGGAACAGGTAAATGGTTCCTGGAATCTGGCGAATACAAGGCTTGGTTGGATCATTCTGATCCCCAAAGACTCCTTTGCACTGGCGTCCCTGGAGCTGGAAAGACGACGCTTACTTCCATCATCATCGATGACTTGCAAATGCGGTATCAGAACGACCAGTCTGTTGTTGTAGCATACATCTATTGCGACTACAGAACCCGCGATGAACACAATGTTCGACGTATGCTGTCATGTTTGTTGAAACAGCTAGCGGAAAGACCAGACAGTTTGCCGGGAACAATTGCGAAGCTGTACAGGGACAATGATGATGGATTGAAACAACTGTCTTTGGTAGATATTACTCGGTCTCTGCAGTCACTTGCGGCATCATTCTCGAGGGTCTTTATTCTTATCGATGCTCTGGACGAGTGTAACACAGCTGATCGTTGCCGAACGGTGTTCTTGTGGGAGATATTCAAGCTTCAACGGATATCGAACACGAGTCTACTAGCTACCTCAAGGAACATCCCTGAAGTTGTTGACATGTTTGACAGGTGTCAACCTGTCGAAATCCGCGCTAGTACTCATGATGTACGGACCTACATTGAAGGAAATCTTGATACTTTACCAAGGTTCGTTCAGAGCAACGTGGATTTACAAGAGCAGATTAAAGATGGAATTGCCAAAGCTGTGGATGGCATGTGAGTGCTATTCTTCACTTCTCGAATCAACCTGGCTTGCAAGCCATTCAAACGCATGCAGATCTCCGAGTTTGGGGCTTACCGACATGTACCTGGTTTAGCCGCTGTTGTAAATCTCGCTTACAGATATCAGGTTCCTTCTAGCCAAACTCTATCTTGCCTCTTTATCGAAGAAGCGTTCAGTCAACGCAGTACGGAAAACGTTAAAAGAGGTGTCATTGGAAACAAAAAGAGAAAGGACGGGAAGTGAGTCTGAAGCATACGACTACGCCTACCACGTAACCATGCAGCGGATTGAAGAACAGGGGTCAGACCAAGCAGAGCTTGCGAAAGAGGTTCTGGCTTGGCTCACCTGTTCAAAACAGCCAATGACCACAGAAATGTTACAAAAGGCATTGGGCGTAAGAGATGTAGAATACGAATTAAGCGAGGATGACTATCCTGACATTGGAAGCATGGTGTCAGCCTGTGCTGGACTCGTGGAACTTGTCGATCGACAAGATGGAAGTCCGATCATACGCCTCGTTCACTATACCACGCAGGAATACTTTGAGAGAACCGCTAGTAAATGGTTTCCGGAAGCAGAAGCTATGATAGCTATATCATGTATAGCCTATCTTAGCCTCGACGAATTTGGCACCGAAGCGCTGCCTGAATTCCAGCCTTTTCCTGATGATGAATGGGGTGCCGATCCATTCTATTCATACGCTGCCAGCTACTGGGGGGTACACGCACACCATCTATCACCCAATCATCCACGAGTGGTGGAGTTTCTCAGTCGACCGCATCACGTTGGAAGAAATGGACTCTGGCAGTGGGATCTACGAGGAGGTGATACTGCTCACCACCCACTTGCAACCACCGCACTTCACCTGACAGCATATTTTGGGCTTGAGGAAATGACCGCCAAGATACTTGGGAATGTCCCTTATTACAATGAGAGGGAAGATAAATACCCAACAGAGCCAACGCCTCTGATGCTTGCTGTCATGAAAGGCCATGAAGGCGTGGTCAGATCACTCCTTGAGCGCGGCGCCAAAATCACAAGATCGTCAAAGGGCACAGCTCTATACCGGGCTGTAGAAAGTAACAATGAAGCCATGGTCCGGCTCCTAGTCCCTTACTGCTCTGGCAATCTCCTCGAGGCCCCAGATCACAATCATCCCACCGTTCTCCACGTCGCCGCACGCCGAAGCTTCCACAACATTGTTGTACTATTGCTCGAACATGGCTTGCACGTTGACGAGCGCCCAATCAAGGACTACATTAAAGACGGGTCGCCGACGCCCCTCTATTCCGCAGCCATAGGAGGCGACCTATCCATGATCAAACTGCTTATCGAGCGTGGCGCCGACCCAAATGCCAAATTCATCAATTACAGACATCTGTGCGAGGATGATGGTATCAGGAGAGTGGACACCCCACTAAACGCTGCAGTGCGCGAGCAGCGTATAGACGTTGTCATGTTCCTGCTCGACAGCGGTGCTAGGATCGACAATAAACTGCCCTACGTTGACCCCGCAATGGTATCCGTGTGTGAGAATCGGAATTACGAGATGCTCAAGCTACTGGTTGAAGTGGGCGGCTTTGATGTCAATCGATCTACTCTAAGGAGCAGACCTTTGATCGTCAACGCGGCGCGCTGCCGTTGGGAAGAGGGCCTCAGCTACCTGTTCAGCGTGGGGGCGAACGTATATTGTCACTACGAGTTGACATTTAGTGATGTTGCAAGCGCTTGGTTTAGGTATGACGATGAGCGGAAAGATGCAAAGGCCAAGTTTGCACGGTGGGTGTTGGAGAATAATGTACCGGTTGTGTCTGTGGTGGGCCAGCCTAGTGAACCGCAACGTGTGGATTTAAATTGGTGGGAATAATGGAGGTGAACGGGATGCACAACTGGACGAGTTTCTCTTATCGCAAACCGTTCAAAAAAAACCTTTTTTCTTTACAATATCTTAGACTGTATGTCGAAAATTGAAGAGCCTTCAATTAGATAATTTTGACAAGAGCTGTAAGGCCTTTTCGACACCTTCCTCCCGCCCCTACCAATATATCTACCTATACCTCATCGCACACCCCCGACTCTGCACTAACGCATCAGCTCCTTGACATCTTAATGCCTGCAGATCTTGTCAACTGTCGACACGCTGCATCTTGGATTTCTCGGTCTGTAAACAGATGTAGTGACCCGTGTACCCTGGGTCATTACGCCTACAGTAAAACGAAAACATGCAATGTATGGACTGAAGCACAATTGTGCCTTGGATCAAACTCTATATCTATGTTGGTATAACGCCATGCCATGCCATCCATACTCGTACAATTCGTCCCAATAAAGGGGAGGGATCAAGCTTTGACCCGGGGGTAATCCAATACGCCTTGTTCAATGCTATGTATCCAATGCCTTTTGCCATATCCGAACCCACCAAACCAGCATCCATAACTCCTTTTTTAAGCATGTAGAGTATCATTAAAGCCGCTTTCTGAATCCTCGGACTGGCCGCCCTCCTTGAATTCCCAGGCTAGGAACTTCCAGTTGAGTTCACTGGGTCGCCAGAAGAGACCGTTCTTTAGGCCGCTGCCAGAAGGCGAAGAGTCGCCTAGTCCGTCGGCTGTCATTCCTCCGGTGTGGGGCATCCGCTTACCGAAGATGCAGCGCCTAAACCTAGAGTGTAGGATGGCCATGGAACACATGACGCACGGCTCATTGGTGAGGTAGATGTCGAGGTCGACGCATAGGTAGCCGCTTGGGGAGATATTTTCTTTTTCAAAGTATGTCTTCTCGAGGTCGGTGAGGGGGTTGTCGCAGAAGAGTGGTCGATCTGGGTACGCTGGGGCTGTGCCAGCTGCGCGGGTTCGCTTCTTTGCAACCATGGAGATGGCTCGATGTACGGCATGGCCCATGACGTTTCCGGTTCCAGTCTTGGGTTCGGGTGTTCCGGTGAATGACCTCCAACGGCAGTCGCCTGCAACGGCAATGACTTCAGGCTCGCTCTTGGACCGGTCGACGATGACGACACCAATCTTTTCACCAAGACCCAGGTCTGATATTTGCTCAGCGACGCCCTTGGCCAGTGCCATGCGAAGTCCAGCCTCGGGTTGTATCTCGTCCTGGTTGCGTTGTACGAGGCTTGGATGCGGACCGTATGGGTTGGTGTTCTTGTAGGAGATGGGCCAGTACTGATCGCTCCACTCTGCAGCCTGCCCGGCAGAGATGGGGGCTAGGGAGGGGACCGTCACGTAGAGGATGCGTGGTTGTGTAGCCCTGCCTTCGAATGGCGGACATGTGCGTATGAGGGCCGCGAGATCGGCATGGCTCATGTAACGCGTTGGACAAAGTAGGAAATAACGAACTAGATCAAAATCTTTAGTAACAACTTCGCAATCAGCAGTCTGGCTGCCATCATCGACCGAAGACGCAGACGCAGGACAAAATTCAGAAGGCAGCAAAGAAGCAGAGGAAGATAATAATATTTTTGCAGATGCAGGATCATCTTCTTCACCTCTGGGGAGCCTCGCGGGCGGATGGAACTGCCGTTGCAGATGTGGCGGTAGGTACTTGAATTGGACTACGCGGCGTAGGTGCGAGATCTCAGACGTCTTGAATTCGGGCAATGCTGCTTGCACGGCACTAGACGCTTAGTCAGACCAATATGGAGTCGGAAGTCAGTGTGGACGGCTCACTCTTTGACCACATTGGCGTGCTTGGCTGGCACCTCGATGACATAGACAGTCTGCGTCTCTAGGCTGGCGCGCACCTCGTCTTTTGTCCTGAGCGGGACAAGACGCCCGTTGAGTGCCGATGGGGTGCTCATAGCATCGCCTGGTGGGGAGATATTAGCACTAATGCGACGAGGAAAGTTAATACGCGTCGGATAAGCTGTTGGTGCGAGGTAATCGAGCGGCGGGTTGttggtttggtttggtttggtCGGGTTGAGCACGAGAGGACTGAAGACAAATAAATCTGCCAGGGTCCAGCGGGGCCATCCTGCTCTTCCCCGACCTCCCCTTCCGCTTTCACCCCGCCACCCAGTCCTCACTCATCAAAACCAGCCATGTGATAGCAAGAGCGCAAAGTGATGACCAATTCATTGATAATGTTGATGGGAAAGAGAAGGAGCCTACTGAGGGTGAAGGCGAGCGAGGCTGAGTCGCGGGCACCTCCCATGACGGCGAGGGAACGCCAATCCTCACTCAATATGGGGCCCCGCATACGCCCATCCCACTTGTTCGGTACATATCATCCAAACGAGCTGTGAGAGGCCTCGCATCCCAGGCATCTCCATCTGCCGAGATGCATGACTTGTAGGCAGGACGACGCTGTCCATGTAACTTGGAACGCCTACGCCAAGCACGTGCAATATGTACCCCACTGTGATATATGAGCAATCATGTATTTCCTAGAGATGCTCCATCCCATTCTTTCTCATTTTCCATGCAATCAGTGTAATCAGTCATGGATAGCAAATCGGAAGCGACCCATGTTGAGACCGCTCATGGTCATGTGACTCACGTTGTACCCATCGAGCAAGAAGCCAACGAAGACGTCAAGCACGTCAAGCTTTCCTGGCGATCATGGATGGTCGTCTTCTGTTGTTGCTTTGCGTACGTATCTCAAGACTTGCTTCGGTAACCACTCACATCATGTAGTGTCATGTCTCAGGTCTTTGTCGTAGTAGCTGCGGGCTCCGTCTTGTCCTTCATCATACGTGAGCTGGGACAGCCAGCGATTGCGAGCTGGGTCATTCAGGTATCGTCTTTGTACTGTAATATCGACACGCTTCCTGACCATCTCTAGGGCCCACTTCTCATGCAATCAGTCCTGTCGCCCCCAGTCGGCCGCCTCTCCGATGTCTTGGACCGCAAGCTATTCGCAACTATTCCTCCGCTGATTGCATGCATTGGCGCTATCATCTGCGCGAAAGCTACGAGCATGTCCATGTTGATCGGCGGTGGTATTCTCATCGGCACGACACTTGCGACCATCTCCATTGTCCAATCCATCCCTTCTGAGATTCTACCATTGAAGTACCGAGCCTTGGCAAACGGACTTGCAGGCGTTGCCGGTGTCATGGGCGGGCTGTGAGTACCTGATAAAGTGACTGTCTCGGTTAATACAGTGCATGCTGACGACTCTGTAGGGTCGGTAGTCTAGCAGCTGGTGCAGTCACTGACCTCAGTGCCTCGGGATGGCGATACATCTTCTGGATCCAAGTCGGACTACATGGCATCACATCGCTCGGCTTATTCGCATTCTACTGGCCCAAGAAACGTACCGACTATTCCCGTATGAGTTTCAACGAGTGGGTGTGGGCCTGCGACCCCATCGGCTCCTTCCTTCTCGTCGCAGCTGCCACACTGATGCTCCTCGCACTCAATTGGGCAGGTGGGGTATATCCTTGGAGCAGTCCCCATGTATGCGCAAATCTCGTCGTCGGTATTGCTCTATTCATCGCCTTTTGTGTTTACGGTATGTTGTATCACCCCATCAAAGAAATTTGCTGAAGCCGTGTAGAATGGAAAGGGAGGTCAGACGGCATTGTCGCGCATGTCTTCTTTTCTACTGGGCCCAACTTCTGGCTTTCCACGTTTGCTTTCGCGATTGAAGGGTAAGTCTGATAGTCACTATCATTGGTTGCTGATCTCTGACGTTGCAATAGATGGATTTACTACTCCGCAATCAATTCCGTCACCCCTCAACTCATCCTCAACGTCGGCTTCGAAGCCAGGGCTTGGAACATTGCTATTCGGCAATTATCTTTCAAGATCGCGTCCATCTTCACTTCGTTGGCAGTCACGTGGTGGGCAACCAGGTATAAAGATCTGAGTAAGCCGCCCTCTGTCCAAGCAGTTACATCGCTGACAGATGACCTAGAATCGCCGCTCGCCGTCACCTTCGGCGTTATGTTCATAGCGTCCATCTGCTTTGCCTTTATCCGGCCTGGCTGGGACACTAACCAAATCGTCTTCACAGCGCTGACTGGTATTGGCTGTGCAGGTCCACTTACACTCCTAGTAGCATGCGTCCAATTCACAGCGCCTCACGCGTTTCTTTCTACCGCGACCGGTCTTGCGTTTTCGGCTCGCGCTATCGGTGGTGCTTTCGGTACAGCAGTCATCTACGCCATAGTGAATTCTCGTGTCGCATCCCACCTTTCGGGTGATATCAGCTCTGCAGCCATTACAGCCGGCTTACCTGCATCCTCCGTTCCTGCACTACTAGCTGGGATGAAGGGTAAATCGGCGTCAACATTCAGAGGCACCGGAATCCCCGGAATGAATGAACCCATCATCAACGCCGCATGGGACGCAAGTCACTGGTCCTATGCCCGTGCGTACAGACTGGGGTTCTGGAGCGTAGTTCCATTCGTAGCACTCGCGACAATCGCTGTACTTTGTATGCGAGGAGTCAAGAATCTCATGACAGAAAGAGTAGAAGCGACAGTTGAGAGGGACAGCGATGATGAAAAAGAGAAGATTGAAGGTTTAGGCAAGGCCTAGGGGTATATATTGTAACATATACACGACAGTATCTCTATTGAGATAAGACCACATGATCAGCAACCGTTTGCCGCCCCGTCTTTCTCTCACATATCCGTGCAGTCATATTCTCAATCTTATCAGCGAACCATTTTCCTCTACTCTTGCTCCTCTCCTCGAAGACTTTGCGTTGCCCGAATCCTTGCATTCCCCGCATCGCGAATAATCTATCCCATTGGTTTGCCCAGTCTTGACCTCGTGATGGCGCAGGCTTACGCTTGATTAACGGAGGGAAGTGGAGGCTTGGGGGGGCTTCGATGTGGTAAGGTCGGGGTAGTGTTGGTGATATGGGTCGCGGGGCTGATTTTCTAGGtaggataggttgaagaTTTTGCGCGAAGGGATTGGGGTGTAACGTGACAGTCACAGACGGAGACCGGGGTGGTGATGCCGGCGGTGTTGGGTAACGGGTTAGTTTTGGAAGTGGAGTAAGAGAGAAGTTACGTTCGAGGAGTGTAGTAGGTTTGTGCTCTACGTGTTGTGGATCAAAATAATGGATATCGTCCAGCTCTGGTTGTGGTAACGAAGGTAGTGGCTTAGTAAGATACAGATCAACCGTTTGGTACGACGATGTTGTCTTGGTTGATACAGTCCGGGTGTGTGTGGATACTGCTTGACGCATAGGTTGCGGGCCCTTTGGTCGAGGCATATCTTGTCGAGTACCTTTGCGGTCGACAGTCATGCTCGAGCCCTGTGTCTTTAGATGAATCAACACACCCTCTACCTTCATACTCTTCTTTCCCAAATAATGCGCCGCCATAGCATTCAtctcctcatcatcttcgaTACACCACTTCTTCCCATCCCCCATCTCAACATCCCGCTCTTCTTCCTCCAAGTCCTTGTAACAAACACCCCCTTCATGAACATGATACTTACACCCCATACATCTACCCAACCCTGATCCCTCTGTTTTAACCCCCACGCCTTCTCCTCCGCCTCCCCTGAGCGCCCCCAACATCCTTTTCTCCCACCCAAACATGACATCCCCCACAAACCCCCTCAACACATCACTCACGCCCTCCTCCAAATATAGCATCTCCAACACCCTCACATCAGGCGCCTGCACAGTATCGAGCACTTCCGTCAAGTGATCGATAACCGCGTCTTGGAAATGTGGGGCGCGGATCACGGTGCCGAGCATGTGCGCGTAGAGAAGGTCAACGCAGGCATAGAGGCTGAGAGAGTGATGGGAGGGCAGGCTGAGCGTGATGCGGGAGGTGGCGAGATAGGAGATGTAGATTGTGAAAGCTGCCGGATCAATGGAGGGCAGGGTTATGGGTGGAAGGTGACGTAGCGTACATGATGATGACGATAGGGCTTGTGAAGGGAGGAAGTTGCGGAGATAGGGTGAGCGATAGGCGATTTCATAGTCTACGGATATTTTCTCGCTGGGTGAGTGCTCCGAAAGGGTTGTCCGGCCTATGAGGAGGAATGTTATGATGTTTGGGTTAGATGTGGTATATGTGGCCGTGGGCGGGGATAGGTTGTAGGGCTCGGTTTCGTACAGGAATGGCATGTTGTGCTGAGGCTGGTGCGTGGGTTTCATGATCTGCTTAGCGAAATGGTGGTGAGTGAGATGTCGGTGAGCCTTTGCTTGAGGGGCGAGCGGGGTAGTATGGAAGGGCGTGTGTGATGAGCTGAACAGCGAGGTAAATGATTGATTGGAGCGGGTGGTTGGTTACTGTGAAGGTTTGAGTGTATTTTACGTGATATTGCAAGGTTCTCTCGTACTAGCTAGTGGTTCCCGCGACCTATAATTTCCATACAGTTGTTTGGAGACCTTGCTCAGATGCATTCGAGTCTTTGACGATGCTCGATGCTCACAGTAGATAAAGCTTTTCTTGCGAATTTTTGAACATATCCCCTATACGCACTCAACTAGCACGACCGAGTGTCACCACATGCGATCATTCGTATGCTTAGAAGATAGCTGTTCCGTTGACATGGGAGCTCACACCGCCTATTGTCGAGTTAGCCAACGGCTGTAGTTCAACACACTAGAAATAACATACCAGGGCAATTAGCTGGTGCAGAcgtgaagaagaagaaccACCTGTTCTTCTCGCGACAGGTTTTCGCAAGTT
This sequence is a window from Pyrenophora tritici-repentis strain M4 chromosome 4, whole genome shotgun sequence. Protein-coding genes within it:
- a CDS encoding Arp, Ankyrin repeat protein; translation: MAGLGEAASVIAVLQLSGKVFNYIGTAKDSSEDRKRLREEVRACRDILRMLNEDYEDAKDTEDSDIWAATIHTLQSSNGPLSRLQSALIQVERRLSSKNTFKTTLKWPFQEKEVRKIIEAIEHEKSLLVLAQQRDGRKHLLKIQAFVQKNNAQLTEILLSVDTNSKNVETNFHGLADQVFEVQTLQQELYSGIKSLQGNGNGHKDTKLRKSALKWISSEDYAYKHTDILSKREEGTGKWFLESGEYKAWLDHSDPQRLLCTGVPGAGKTTLTSIIIDDLQMRYQNDQSVVVAYIYCDYRTRDEHNVRRMLSCLLKQLAERPDSLPGTIAKLYRDNDDGLKQLSLVDITRSLQSLAASFSRVFILIDALDECNTADRCRTVFLWEIFKLQRISNTSLLATSRNIPEVVDMFDRCQPVEIRASTHDVRTYIEGNLDTLPRFVQSNVDLQEQIKDGIAKAVDGMFLLAKLYLASLSKKRSVNAVRKTLKEVSLETKRERTGSESEAYDYAYHVTMQRIEEQGSDQAELAKEVLAWLTCSKQPMTTEMLQKALGVRDVEYELSEDDYPDIGSMVSACAGLVELVDRQDGSPIIRLVHYTTQEYFERTASKWFPEAEAMIAISCIAYLSLDEFGTEALPEFQPFPDDEWGADPFYSYAASYWGVHAHHLSPNHPRVVEFLSRPHHVGRNGLWQWDLRGGDTAHHPLATTALHLTAYFGLEEMTAKILGNVPYYNEREDKYPTEPTPLMLAVMKGHEGVVRSLLERGAKITRSSKGTALYRAVESNNEAMVRLLVPYCSGNLLEAPDHNHPTVLHVAARRSFHNIVVLLLEHGLHVDERPIKDYIKDGSPTPLYSAAIGGDLSMIKLLIERGADPNAKFINYRHLCEDDGIRRVDTPLNAAVREQRIDVVMFLLDSGARIDNKLPYVDPAMVSVCENRNYEMLKLLVEVGGFDVNRSTLRSRPLIVNAARCRWEEGLSYLFSVGANVYCHYELTFSDVASAWFRYDDERKDAKAKFARWVLENNVPVVSVVGQPSEPQRVDLNWWE
- a CDS encoding CumB, Cytosine/adenosine deaminase; translated protein: MGGARDSASLAFTLSDAMSTPSALNGRLVPLRTKDEVRASLETQTVYVIEVPAKHANVVKDAVQAALPEFKTSEISHLRRVVQFKYLPPHLQRQFHPPARLPRGEEDDPASAKILLSSSASLLPSEFCPASASSVDDGSQTADCEVVTKDFDLVRYFLLCPTRYMSHADLAALIRTCPPFEGRATQPRILYVTVPSLAPISAGQAAEWSDQYWPISYKNTNPYGPHPSLVQRNQDEIQPEAGLRMALAKGVAEQISDLGLGEKIGVVIVDRSKSEPEVIAVAGDCRWRSFTGTPEPKTGTGNVMGHAVHRAISMVAKKRTRAAGTAPAYPDRPLFCDNPLTDLEKTYFEKENISPSGYLCVDLDIYLTNEPCVMCSMAILHSRFRRCIFGKRMPHTGGMTADGLGDSSPSGSGLKNGLFWRPSELNWKFLAWEFKEGGQSEDSESGFNDTLHA
- a CDS encoding AraJ, Arabinose efflux permease, with the protein product MDSKSEATHVETAHGHVTHVVPIEQEANEDVKHVKLSWRSWMVVFCCCFAVMSQVFVVVAAGSVLSFIIRELGQPAIASWVIQGPLLMQSVLSPPVGRLSDVLDRKLFATIPPLIACIGAIICAKATSMSMLIGGGILIGTTLATISIVQSIPSEILPLKYRALANGLAGVAGVMGGLVGSLAAGAVTDLSASGWRYIFWIQVGLHGITSLGLFAFYWPKKRTDYSRMSFNEWVWACDPIGSFLLVAAATLMLLALNWAGGVYPWSSPHVCANLVVGIALFIAFCVYEWKGRSDGIVAHVFFSTGPNFWLSTFAFAIEGWIYYSAINSVTPQLILNVGFEARAWNIAIRQLSFKIASIFTSLAVTWWATRYKDLKSPLAVTFGVMFIASICFAFIRPGWDTNQIVFTALTGIGCAGPLTLLVACVQFTAPHAFLSTATGLAFSARAIGGAFGTAVIYAIVNSRVASHLSGDISSAAITAGLPASSVPALLAGMKGKSASTFRGTGIPGMNEPIINAAWDASHWSYARAYRLGFWSVVPFVALATIAVLCMRGVKNLMTERVEATVERDSDDEKEKIEGLGKA
- a CDS encoding DUF1421 multi-domain protein, which produces MPFLYETEPYNLSPPTATYTTSNPNIITFLLIGRTTLSEHSPSEKISVDYEIAYRSPYLRNFLPSQALSSSSCTLRHLPPITLPSIDPAAFTIYISYLATSRITLSLPSHHSLSLYACVDLLYAHMLGTVIRAPHFQDAVIDHLTEVLDTVQAPDVRVLEMLYLEEGVSDVLRGFVGDVMFGWEKRMLGALRGGGGEGVGVKTEGSGLGRCMGCKYHVHEGGVCYKDLEEEERDVEMGDGKKWCIEDDEEMNAMAAHYLGKKSMKVEGVLIHLKTQGSSMTVDRKGTRQDMPRPKGPQPMRQAVSTHTRTVSTKTTSSYQTVDLYLTKPLPSLPQPELDDIHYFDPQHVEHKPTTLLERNFSLTPLPKLTRYPTPPASPPRSPSVTVTLHPNPFAQNLQPILPRKSAPRPISPTLPRPYHIEAPPSLHFPPLIKRKPAPSRGQDWANQWDRLFAMRGMQGFGQRKVFEERSKSRGKWFADKIENMTARICERKTGRQTVADHVVLSQ